One window of the Streptomyces asoensis genome contains the following:
- a CDS encoding F0F1 ATP synthase subunit epsilon, with product MAAELHVALVAADREVWSGEATLVVARTTSGDIGVMPGHQPLLGVLESGPVTIRTSDGGTVVAAVHGGFISFADNKLSLLAEIAELSDEIDVQRVERELERAKAEGDAAAERRADVRLRAAASR from the coding sequence TTGGCTGCTGAGCTGCACGTCGCGCTGGTCGCGGCCGACCGAGAGGTCTGGTCCGGCGAGGCCACCCTGGTCGTCGCGCGCACCACGTCGGGCGACATCGGCGTCATGCCCGGTCACCAGCCGCTGCTCGGTGTGCTGGAGTCGGGCCCGGTGACCATCCGTACGAGTGATGGTGGAACGGTCGTCGCCGCGGTGCACGGCGGTTTCATCTCGTTCGCGGACAACAAGCTGTCACTGCTGGCCGAGATCGCCGAGCTTTCGGACGAGATCGACGTCCAGCGCGTGGAGCGGGAACTCGAGCGCGCGAAGGCGGAGGGCGATGCAGCCGCCGAGCGTCGCGCGGACGTACGACTGCGTGCGGCGGCCTCGCGCTGA
- a CDS encoding DUF2550 domain-containing protein, with protein MVLALTVCGIVVALVALGLFVFGLRRRLIQRSGGTFDCSLRWDVSEKPDTSGKGWSYGVARYNGDRIEWYRVFSYAYRPRRVLERGSIEVAGRRLPEGEEELALLSDAVILTCVHRGTRLELAMSEDALTGFLAWLEAAPPGQRVNVA; from the coding sequence ATGGTCCTCGCTCTGACTGTGTGCGGAATCGTCGTGGCCCTGGTGGCGCTGGGGTTGTTCGTCTTCGGCCTGCGCCGCAGACTCATCCAGCGGTCCGGCGGCACCTTCGACTGTTCCCTGCGCTGGGACGTCTCCGAGAAACCGGACACGAGCGGAAAAGGCTGGAGCTACGGGGTCGCCCGCTACAACGGCGACCGCATCGAGTGGTACCGCGTCTTCTCGTACGCCTACCGCCCGCGCCGGGTCCTGGAGCGCGGCTCGATCGAGGTGGCCGGCCGCCGTCTTCCCGAGGGCGAGGAGGAGCTGGCGCTGCTGTCCGACGCGGTGATCCTCACCTGTGTGCACCGGGGCACGCGCCTCGAACTCGCGATGAGCGAAGACGCGCTGACCGGTTTCCTCGCTTGGCTGGAAGCAGCCCCGCCCGGTCAGCGCGTCAATGTCGCTTGA
- the atpD gene encoding F0F1 ATP synthase subunit beta — protein MTTTVETAVATGRVARVIGPVVDVEFPVDAMPEIYNALHVEVADPAKDGEKKTLTLEVAQHLGDGLVRTISMQPTDGLVRQAPVTDTGNGITVPVGDFTKGKVFNTLGEVLNVDEQYEGERWSIHRKAPNFDELESKTEMFETGVKVIDLLTPYVKGGKIGLFGGAGVGKTVLIQEMIYRVANNHDGVSVFAGVGERTREGNDLIEEMAESGVIDKTALVFGQMDEPPGTRLRVALAGLTMAEYFRDVQKQDVLFFIDNIFRFTQAGSEVSTLLGRMPSAVGYQPNLADEMGLLQERITSTRGHSITSMQAIYVPADDLTDPAPATTFAHLDATTVLSRPISEKGIYPAVDPLDSTSRILDPRYIAADHYNTAMRVKTVLQKYKDLQDIIAILGIDELGEEDKLTVHRARRVERFLSQNTHVAKQFTGVDGSDVPLDESITAFNAIIDGEYDHFPEQAFFLCGGIEDLKANAKELGVS, from the coding sequence ATGACGACGACAGTTGAGACGGCCGTTGCCACGGGCCGCGTCGCCCGGGTCATCGGCCCGGTCGTCGACGTGGAATTCCCCGTCGACGCCATGCCGGAGATCTACAACGCCCTTCACGTCGAGGTCGCCGACCCGGCGAAGGACGGCGAGAAGAAGACGCTGACCCTGGAGGTCGCCCAGCACCTGGGTGACGGCCTGGTCCGCACGATCTCCATGCAGCCCACCGACGGTCTGGTCCGCCAGGCCCCGGTCACCGACACCGGCAACGGCATCACCGTTCCGGTCGGCGACTTCACCAAGGGCAAGGTGTTCAACACCCTCGGTGAGGTGCTGAACGTCGACGAGCAGTACGAGGGCGAGCGCTGGTCCATCCACCGCAAGGCCCCCAACTTCGACGAGCTCGAGTCGAAGACCGAGATGTTCGAGACCGGCGTCAAGGTCATCGACCTGCTGACCCCGTACGTCAAGGGCGGCAAGATCGGTCTGTTCGGTGGTGCCGGCGTCGGCAAGACGGTGCTCATCCAGGAGATGATCTACCGCGTCGCCAACAACCACGACGGTGTCTCCGTGTTCGCCGGTGTCGGCGAGCGCACCCGTGAGGGCAACGACCTCATCGAGGAGATGGCGGAGTCGGGCGTCATCGACAAGACCGCCCTGGTCTTCGGCCAGATGGACGAGCCCCCGGGCACTCGTCTGCGCGTGGCCCTGGCCGGTCTGACCATGGCGGAGTACTTCCGCGATGTGCAGAAGCAGGACGTGCTGTTCTTCATCGACAACATCTTCCGCTTCACCCAGGCCGGTTCCGAGGTCTCGACCCTGCTCGGCCGCATGCCCTCCGCGGTGGGCTACCAGCCGAACCTGGCCGACGAGATGGGTCTCCTCCAGGAGCGCATCACCTCGACCCGTGGTCACTCGATCACCTCGATGCAGGCGATCTACGTCCCCGCGGACGACCTGACCGACCCGGCCCCGGCCACCACGTTCGCCCACCTCGACGCGACGACGGTTCTCTCCCGTCCGATCTCCGAGAAGGGCATCTACCCGGCCGTGGACCCGCTGGACTCCACGTCCCGCATCCTGGACCCCCGCTACATCGCGGCGGACCACTACAACACCGCGATGCGCGTCAAGACGGTCCTCCAGAAGTACAAGGACCTCCAGGACATCATCGCGATCCTCGGTATCGACGAGCTGGGCGAGGAGGACAAGCTCACCGTCCACCGTGCCCGTCGCGTGGAGCGCTTCCTGTCGCAGAACACCCACGTCGCCAAGCAGTTCACCGGCGTCGACGGGTCGGACGTCCCGCTGGACGAGTCGATCACCGCGTTCAACGCGATCATCGACGGCGAGTACGACCACTTCCCGGAGCAGGCGTTCTTCCTGTGCGGTGGCATTGAGGACCTCAAGGCCAACGCCAAGGAGCTCGGCGTCTCCTGA